A single region of the Acuticoccus sediminis genome encodes:
- a CDS encoding AtzE family amidohydrolase — protein MTLPPFATAAEIAAAVKAGTVTARAVVEDVLDRIETVDRAVNAYSEVTAERALVQADAVDAACAAGRGGPLAGVPFAVKNLCDLTGLTTIAGAAITRDDPPAAADADLVTALEAAGAVCLGALHMGEFAYDFTGENAHYGACRNPHDPNRMTGGSSSGSGAATAAGIAPISVGSDTNGSLRVPASLCGVFSLKPTYGRLSRGGTYPFVDSLDHLGPLARTSEDLALAYEALAATASSRDHAWAHHAVEPALPLAGPPARVGVLRGWFEDNASSEALDRRDRALAAFEDTTDMTIEGAAEGRAAAYLVTNAESSEFHLPRLRSDAAAFDPDTRDRFLAGALLPAAWVARAQRVRRWWLDKVMEAFAATNVDVLLVPATPFTAPAIGQKTLTIAGREVPLRPNLGLLAQPFSCIGLPVVTVPVFEPGELPLGMQLVARPWREATALRAAGQLEAAGFTAHAPVAIAEALRRVA, from the coding sequence ATGACGCTCCCCCCATTCGCCACCGCCGCCGAGATCGCGGCCGCGGTGAAGGCCGGCACCGTCACCGCGCGCGCCGTGGTCGAGGACGTGCTCGACCGCATCGAAACGGTCGACCGGGCGGTGAACGCCTACTCGGAGGTGACCGCCGAACGCGCCCTCGTGCAGGCGGACGCCGTCGACGCCGCGTGCGCCGCCGGGCGCGGCGGCCCGCTCGCCGGCGTTCCCTTCGCGGTGAAGAACCTCTGCGACCTCACCGGCCTCACGACGATCGCCGGCGCGGCGATCACCCGGGACGACCCGCCCGCCGCCGCCGACGCCGACCTGGTGACGGCGCTCGAGGCGGCGGGTGCCGTCTGCCTCGGCGCGCTCCACATGGGCGAGTTCGCGTACGACTTCACCGGCGAGAACGCGCACTACGGGGCCTGCCGCAACCCGCACGACCCGAACCGCATGACCGGCGGCTCGTCGTCCGGATCGGGGGCGGCGACGGCGGCCGGGATCGCCCCGATCTCGGTCGGGTCCGACACCAACGGCTCGCTGCGCGTCCCGGCGTCGCTGTGCGGGGTCTTCAGCCTGAAGCCGACCTACGGGCGCCTGTCGCGGGGGGGCACCTACCCGTTCGTGGACAGCCTGGACCACCTCGGCCCGCTCGCCCGCACGAGCGAGGATCTGGCGCTGGCCTACGAGGCGCTCGCCGCCACCGCCTCGAGCCGCGACCACGCCTGGGCGCACCACGCGGTGGAGCCGGCGCTGCCGCTGGCCGGCCCGCCGGCGCGCGTCGGCGTGCTGCGCGGCTGGTTCGAGGACAACGCCTCGTCCGAAGCGCTGGACCGGCGCGACCGGGCACTCGCCGCCTTCGAGGACACGACCGACATGACGATCGAGGGCGCCGCCGAGGGACGCGCGGCGGCCTACCTCGTCACCAACGCGGAAAGCTCGGAGTTCCACCTGCCGCGCCTTCGCAGCGACGCGGCGGCGTTCGACCCGGACACGCGGGACCGCTTCCTCGCCGGCGCCCTGCTGCCGGCCGCCTGGGTGGCGCGGGCGCAGCGGGTGCGGCGGTGGTGGCTCGACAAGGTGATGGAGGCGTTCGCGGCCACCAACGTCGATGTCCTGCTCGTCCCGGCGACGCCGTTCACCGCCCCGGCGATCGGGCAGAAGACGCTGACCATCGCCGGCAGGGAGGTGCCGCTGCGGCCGAACCTCGGCCTCCTGGCGCAACCTTTCTCCTGCATCGGGCTTCCGGTGGTGACGGTACCGGTGTTCGAGCCCGGCGAGTTGCCGCTCGGCATGCAGCTCGTCGCCCGGCCGTGGCGCGAGGCGACCGCCCTGCGCGCCGCCGGCCAGCTCGAGGCCGCGGGCTTCACCGCCCACGCACCGGTCGCCATCGCCGAGGCGCTGCGCAGGGTGGCCTGA
- a CDS encoding LysR family transcriptional regulator encodes MARHLETFRLIDDVARAGSIRKAADDLNITSSALNRRIQRFEEEFGAQVFERLPRGVRLNAAGELLVQHYREQRSDFDRVQRQVSDLSGVRRGHVSIACSQALQPYFLPRQIARYRAEHPGVTFSVYVRDRTAAERELVSFTSDLALVFEPVYLVDFEVLASVPQPVYAMMAKDHPLTAKKVVRLRDCLAYPHVVPTAPIGVRHLLDLATQRMSEGLKPVVECDSFELARHYVQEEGAIGFQIPIGLKPEDAGELAIRQVSERDVAAGHLLLGQMRRRALPVASARFAIQLTTALAELEATMLSETGAAG; translated from the coding sequence ATGGCGCGGCATCTGGAGACATTTCGGCTGATCGACGACGTCGCGCGGGCGGGTTCGATCCGCAAGGCGGCGGACGATCTCAACATCACCTCGTCCGCGCTCAACCGGCGCATCCAGCGGTTCGAGGAGGAGTTCGGGGCGCAGGTGTTCGAGCGGCTGCCCCGCGGGGTCCGGCTCAACGCCGCCGGGGAGCTTCTGGTGCAGCACTACCGGGAGCAGCGGTCGGACTTCGACCGGGTGCAGCGCCAGGTCTCGGACCTCTCCGGCGTGCGGCGCGGGCATGTCTCGATCGCCTGCAGCCAGGCGCTGCAGCCCTACTTCCTGCCGCGGCAGATCGCGCGCTACCGGGCCGAGCACCCGGGCGTGACGTTCTCGGTCTACGTGCGTGACCGCACGGCGGCGGAGCGGGAGCTTGTGAGCTTCACCAGCGACCTCGCCCTGGTGTTCGAGCCGGTCTACCTCGTCGACTTCGAGGTGCTGGCGAGCGTGCCGCAGCCGGTCTACGCGATGATGGCGAAGGACCACCCGCTCACCGCCAAGAAGGTGGTGCGGCTGCGCGACTGCCTCGCCTACCCGCATGTGGTGCCGACGGCGCCGATCGGCGTGCGCCATCTCCTCGACCTCGCGACGCAGCGGATGTCGGAGGGGCTGAAGCCGGTGGTGGAGTGCGACAGCTTCGAGCTCGCCCGCCACTACGTGCAGGAGGAGGGGGCGATCGGCTTTCAGATCCCCATCGGCCTGAAGCCGGAGGATGCGGGGGAGCTCGCGATCCGCCAGGTGAGCGAGCGGGACGTCGCCGCCGGGCATCTCTTGCTGGGGCAGATGCGCCGGAGGGCGCTCCCGGTCGCCTCCGCCCGCTTCGCCATCCAGCTCACCACGGCGCTCGCCGAACTCGAGGCGACGATGCTGTCCGAAACCGGCGCCGCCGGCTAG
- a CDS encoding ABC transporter substrate-binding protein, translating into MTTISRRTILKGAGAGIAASSLPFASILPAAAAPNGVLVGVHGETINSLDLHRTGTNRPSYQVAVNCYDRLVTFGLKTLEDGSLSYDYATINPDIAESWEISEDGTLYTFTLRDDVKFQDGKPVTAADVKWSFDRAVTVGGFPTVQMKAGGLERPDQFEAVDDKTFVIKLDRASKLTLPDLAVPVPFILNSEVAKAHATADDPWALEYVHKNTIGSGAFKVVRWDPGQQLVYERNDNWHGELPGVKRLILREVPSQATRRALIERGDVQLSFNIPNKDAKELADGGLTVYSTPIENAIQVVGLNTNFEPFTDPDVRKAIAYAIPYEEIFQTAAYGRGNKMWGGPEKATEPVWPQPSPYYTDLDKAREFLAKSKFADGFEVPFSIDLDQVDWMEPTALLIIENLAKLGITASLEKIPGANWRTASLVEKRLPLHLENFGGWLNYPDYYFFWAYQDGHLFNSSNYQNDEIEQLVDETLYLPTDDPEWAPKILRMIEIAFEDIPRIPLWQPALNVASNGADGYAYWFHRQLDARTLSPADS; encoded by the coding sequence ATGACGACCATTTCGAGACGAACCATCCTGAAGGGCGCCGGAGCGGGGATCGCCGCCTCCTCGTTGCCGTTTGCGTCCATCCTCCCCGCCGCGGCGGCTCCGAACGGGGTTCTCGTCGGCGTCCACGGCGAGACCATCAACAGCCTGGATCTGCACCGCACCGGCACCAACCGGCCGAGCTACCAGGTCGCGGTCAACTGCTACGACCGCCTCGTCACATTCGGCCTCAAGACGTTGGAGGACGGCAGCCTCTCGTACGACTACGCCACCATCAATCCGGACATCGCCGAGTCCTGGGAGATCTCCGAGGACGGCACGCTCTACACCTTCACCCTGCGCGACGACGTGAAGTTCCAGGACGGCAAGCCCGTCACCGCGGCAGACGTGAAGTGGTCGTTCGACCGCGCCGTCACGGTCGGCGGCTTTCCGACGGTGCAGATGAAGGCCGGCGGCCTGGAGCGTCCGGACCAGTTCGAGGCGGTCGACGACAAGACCTTCGTCATCAAGCTCGACCGCGCGTCGAAGCTGACCCTGCCGGACCTCGCGGTGCCGGTGCCGTTCATCCTGAACTCCGAAGTCGCCAAGGCGCATGCCACCGCGGACGATCCGTGGGCCCTCGAATACGTCCACAAGAACACGATCGGCTCCGGCGCCTTCAAGGTTGTGCGCTGGGATCCGGGCCAGCAGCTCGTCTACGAGCGCAATGACAACTGGCACGGCGAGCTGCCGGGGGTGAAGCGGCTCATCCTGCGCGAAGTGCCGAGCCAGGCGACGCGGCGCGCGCTGATCGAGCGCGGCGACGTGCAGCTCTCCTTCAACATCCCCAACAAGGACGCCAAGGAGCTCGCCGACGGCGGCCTGACCGTCTACTCGACCCCGATCGAGAACGCGATCCAGGTGGTCGGCCTCAACACCAACTTCGAGCCGTTCACCGACCCGGACGTGCGCAAGGCCATCGCCTACGCGATCCCCTACGAGGAGATCTTCCAGACCGCGGCCTACGGGCGCGGCAACAAGATGTGGGGCGGCCCGGAGAAGGCGACCGAGCCCGTCTGGCCGCAGCCCTCGCCCTACTACACCGACCTCGACAAGGCGCGGGAGTTCCTCGCCAAGTCGAAGTTCGCGGACGGCTTCGAGGTGCCCTTCTCCATCGACCTCGACCAGGTCGACTGGATGGAGCCGACGGCCCTCCTCATCATCGAGAACCTCGCCAAGCTCGGCATCACCGCGAGCCTCGAGAAGATCCCCGGCGCCAACTGGCGCACCGCCTCGCTGGTGGAGAAGCGCCTGCCGCTGCACCTCGAGAACTTCGGCGGCTGGTTGAACTACCCGGACTACTACTTCTTCTGGGCCTACCAGGACGGCCACCTCTTCAACTCGTCGAACTACCAAAACGACGAGATCGAGCAGCTCGTCGACGAGACGCTCTACCTGCCGACCGACGATCCGGAGTGGGCGCCGAAGATCCTCAGGATGATCGAGATCGCCTTCGAGGACATCCCGCGCATCCCGCTGTGGCAGCCGGCCCTCAACGTCGCTTCCAACGGCGCCGACGGCTACGCTTACTGGTTCCACCGCCAGCTCGACGCCCGCACCCTCTCGCCGGCGGACTCGTGA
- a CDS encoding ABC transporter permease, with product MERLRSILVRVAQAIPVVVGVVIISFVLTRALPGDPAVYFAGAAADEASIAEIRAELGLDQPLPIQFLYYVKELATGDLGQSLSTGQPVLSDLSRRLPASLELTIVALLISCCVAVPLGVLAATRPGSWVDHVCRVLVTTGVSMPTFFTGILLIYVFYYLVGWAPSPLGRLDFMYIEPDRVTGFYLIDAALAGDWETWLAALKQLALPALTLALFTMAPIARMTRAAMLAALSSDFIRTARAAGLTRSKVLYTYALRNALLPVVTTLGMVFSFTLGANVLVEKVFAWPGIGSYAVEALVASDYAAVQGFVLAMALLFVALNLVIDIAYAAIDPRIGFENQ from the coding sequence ATGGAGCGGCTGAGATCGATACTGGTGCGGGTCGCGCAAGCGATCCCGGTCGTCGTCGGCGTGGTGATCATCAGCTTCGTGCTGACCCGCGCGCTGCCCGGCGACCCCGCAGTCTACTTCGCCGGCGCCGCGGCCGACGAAGCCTCGATCGCCGAGATCCGAGCCGAGCTCGGTCTCGATCAGCCGCTTCCGATCCAGTTCCTCTACTACGTCAAGGAGCTGGCGACGGGCGACCTCGGCCAGTCCCTCTCGACCGGCCAGCCCGTCCTCTCCGACCTCTCGCGGCGCCTGCCGGCGTCGCTGGAGCTGACCATCGTCGCGCTCCTCATCTCCTGCTGCGTCGCGGTCCCCCTCGGGGTGCTCGCGGCGACGCGCCCCGGCTCGTGGGTCGACCACGTCTGCCGGGTGCTGGTGACGACGGGCGTGTCGATGCCGACCTTCTTCACCGGCATCCTCCTCATCTACGTCTTCTACTACCTCGTCGGGTGGGCGCCCTCGCCGCTCGGACGGCTCGACTTCATGTACATCGAGCCCGACCGCGTGACCGGCTTCTACCTCATCGACGCCGCGCTGGCGGGTGACTGGGAGACCTGGCTCGCGGCCCTCAAGCAGCTCGCCCTCCCGGCGCTGACGCTGGCGCTCTTCACCATGGCCCCCATCGCGCGGATGACGCGTGCGGCGATGCTGGCCGCCCTCTCGTCCGACTTCATCCGCACGGCCCGGGCCGCGGGGCTCACGCGCTCGAAGGTGCTCTACACCTATGCGCTGCGAAACGCGCTGCTGCCGGTGGTGACCACGCTCGGCATGGTCTTCTCCTTCACCCTCGGCGCCAACGTGCTGGTGGAGAAGGTGTTCGCCTGGCCGGGCATCGGCTCCTACGCGGTCGAGGCGCTGGTGGCCTCCGACTATGCCGCGGTGCAGGGCTTCGTCCTCGCCATGGCGCTGCTCTTCGTCGCCCTCAACCTCGTGATCGACATCGCCTACGCCGCGATCGATCCCCGCATCGGGTTCGAAAACCAATGA
- a CDS encoding ABC transporter permease encodes MTVADVARPQRQSTLSHIAYVLKDNPVTMVAFAIFALILFVAFFGAAIAPYDPLASNAARALEAPSWDHWFGTDNLGRDVFSRVLVATRLDLTISVAAVALSFIGGSVLGAAAGYWGGWLDACLSRVLDTIMAFPLFVLAMGIVAAMGNTVENIIYATAVINLPFYARLVRAEVNIRRNAGFAQAAKLSGNSDVRVLALHIFPNALPPMMVQISLNLGWAILNAAGLSFIGLGVRPPTPEWGIMVAEGANFIVSGEWWLAFFPGMALVVAVFTFNLLGDGLRDMVDPRRRT; translated from the coding sequence ATGACCGTCGCCGACGTCGCTCGCCCGCAGCGTCAGTCGACGCTGTCCCACATCGCCTACGTCCTCAAGGACAATCCGGTCACGATGGTCGCGTTCGCGATCTTCGCCCTGATCCTCTTCGTCGCCTTCTTCGGGGCGGCGATCGCCCCCTACGACCCGCTCGCCTCCAACGCCGCCCGCGCGCTGGAGGCCCCGTCCTGGGACCACTGGTTCGGGACCGACAACCTCGGCCGCGACGTCTTCAGCCGCGTCCTCGTCGCCACCCGGCTCGACCTCACCATCTCGGTCGCCGCCGTCGCCCTCTCCTTCATCGGCGGCTCGGTGCTGGGAGCGGCCGCGGGCTACTGGGGCGGCTGGCTCGATGCCTGCCTGTCGCGCGTCCTCGACACCATCATGGCCTTCCCGCTGTTCGTGCTCGCCATGGGCATCGTCGCGGCGATGGGCAACACGGTGGAGAACATCATCTACGCCACCGCCGTCATCAACCTGCCGTTCTATGCGCGGCTGGTGCGGGCGGAGGTGAACATCCGCCGCAACGCCGGATTCGCGCAGGCGGCCAAGCTCTCCGGCAACTCGGACGTCCGGGTGCTGGCACTGCACATCTTCCCCAACGCGCTGCCGCCGATGATGGTGCAGATCTCGCTCAACCTCGGATGGGCGATCCTCAACGCGGCCGGCCTCTCCTTCATCGGCCTCGGCGTGCGTCCGCCGACGCCGGAGTGGGGCATCATGGTCGCCGAAGGCGCCAACTTCATCGTCTCCGGCGAATGGTGGCTCGCCTTCTTCCCCGGCATGGCGCTCGTCGTCGCGGTCTTCACCTTCAATCTCCTCGGCGACGGCCTGCGCGACATGGTCGACCCCCGGAGGCGCACATGA
- a CDS encoding dipeptide ABC transporter ATP-binding protein, translating to MLSIKDLHVAFKTRRGIVDAVRGIDLELGSGETLGIVGESGSGKSVTSYALMRILDAGGTITAAGVTYGGVDLIKASERQMGDIRGREISMIFQNPRAALNPIRKVGHQIEDVLRRHNRATRSDARAKAIEAMEAVKIRDAEKRYEAYPFELSGGMCQRVVIAIALACDPRLLIADEPTTGLDITTQKAVMDLVAELIRERGMSAIVITHDLGLAAQYCDRIAVMKDGAVVETGTSIDVFSAPKHPYTQRLVDATPREGATIRRLLPAEARTPEPPHAPGITPLLEVKDLVKTFEGKSGPVHAVKGVNFTVHEGETVGLVGESGCGKSTTSSMVVRLLDPTSGQILFAGQDLAATPAQSFARDPRRSAIQMVFQDATDSLNPRHAAGRAIEEPLRRMADLGRRARAERVRDLAHLVGLPQHLLDRFPHQLSGGQKARVGIARAIAVDPRFLILDEPTAALDVSIQAVVLNLLVDLRAKLNMSYLFVSHDLNVVRLLCDHVVVMQNGAVVEAGPVAKVMDAPSDPYTASLIDAAPHPPVRKLAA from the coding sequence ATGCTGTCGATCAAGGACCTGCACGTTGCCTTCAAGACCCGCCGCGGCATCGTCGACGCCGTCCGCGGCATCGACCTCGAGCTCGGATCCGGCGAGACCCTCGGCATCGTGGGCGAGTCGGGCTCCGGCAAGTCCGTCACCTCCTATGCGCTGATGCGGATCCTGGACGCGGGGGGCACCATCACCGCCGCCGGCGTCACCTACGGCGGCGTCGACCTCATCAAGGCGAGCGAGCGCCAGATGGGCGACATCCGCGGCCGCGAGATCTCGATGATCTTCCAGAACCCGCGCGCGGCGCTGAACCCGATCCGCAAGGTCGGCCATCAGATCGAGGACGTCCTGCGGCGGCACAATCGCGCCACCCGTTCGGACGCCAGGGCGAAGGCCATCGAGGCGATGGAGGCGGTCAAGATCCGCGACGCCGAGAAGCGCTACGAGGCGTACCCGTTCGAGCTGTCGGGCGGCATGTGCCAGCGCGTCGTCATCGCCATCGCGCTCGCCTGCGACCCGCGGCTCCTCATCGCCGACGAACCCACCACCGGCCTCGACATCACCACGCAGAAGGCGGTGATGGACCTCGTCGCCGAGCTGATCCGCGAGCGCGGGATGAGCGCCATCGTCATCACCCACGACCTCGGCCTCGCCGCGCAGTACTGCGACCGGATCGCCGTCATGAAGGACGGCGCGGTGGTGGAGACGGGAACGTCCATCGACGTGTTCAGCGCGCCGAAGCACCCCTACACGCAGCGCCTCGTGGACGCGACGCCGCGTGAGGGGGCGACGATCCGCCGTCTCCTCCCGGCCGAGGCCCGCACGCCCGAGCCGCCGCACGCTCCGGGCATCACGCCCCTCCTCGAGGTGAAGGACCTCGTGAAGACGTTCGAGGGCAAGTCCGGCCCCGTGCACGCGGTGAAGGGCGTCAACTTCACCGTCCACGAGGGCGAGACGGTCGGCCTCGTCGGCGAATCGGGGTGCGGCAAGTCCACCACGTCGTCGATGGTCGTCCGCCTCCTCGACCCGACGTCGGGCCAGATCCTCTTCGCCGGGCAGGACCTCGCCGCGACCCCGGCACAGTCTTTCGCCCGCGATCCCCGGCGCTCGGCGATCCAGATGGTGTTCCAGGACGCCACCGACAGTCTCAATCCGCGCCACGCGGCCGGCCGCGCCATTGAGGAGCCGCTGCGCCGCATGGCGGACCTCGGGCGCCGCGCCCGCGCCGAGCGGGTCCGCGACCTCGCCCACCTGGTGGGGCTGCCGCAGCACCTCCTCGACCGCTTTCCGCACCAGCTCTCCGGCGGGCAGAAGGCACGCGTGGGCATCGCCCGGGCCATCGCGGTCGACCCGCGATTCCTCATCCTCGACGAGCCGACCGCCGCGCTGGACGTCTCCATTCAGGCGGTCGTGCTCAATCTCCTCGTCGATCTTCGAGCCAAACTGAACATGAGCTATCTCTTCGTCAGCCACGACCTCAATGTCGTGCGCCTCCTGTGCGACCACGTCGTGGTGATGCAGAACGGCGCCGTCGTGGAAGCCGGTCCCGTCGCGAAGGTGATGGACGCGCCGAGCGATCCCTACACCGCCTCCCTCATCGACGCCGCGCCGCATCCGCCGGTGCGCAAGCTGGCGGCCTGA
- the atzF gene encoding allophanate hydrolase: MLSGTPFTLADLRAAYDAGATAADVVREVYRRIEAVNDPGIFIHLPAEAEVIAAAEALGPRDGRPLWGIPFVVKDNIDVADMPTTSACPAVERVADADAFVVARLKAAGAIVVGKTNLDQFATGLVGVRSPYPVPKNAVDPAIVPGGSSSGSAVAVGHGIVPFSLGTDTAGSGRVPAALNNIVGLKPSLGALSATGMMPACRTVDTISIFALTVADAHEVFRLAAAYDPADAWSRPVAAPPPSAPPKPRVAIPDAASIEFFGDTVQAENFATTVAALEQSGAVITEIDLTPFFQVAEMLYYGAFVAERHTVIEPLLASRPDAVHPVTREVVEKALGFTATDAFRDIYRLAELRRVVEPVVANVDLILVPTIPTFYSVADLEADPIGPNSRLGTYTNFVNLLDMCGLAVPTLPRGDGRPGSVTLLAPHGRDGLLAGVARTIEQFGSRTLGATGAPVPPPVPLAEQAVDGEIELAVCGAHMSGMALNGELTSRGGRYLRTVDTTSEYGLYALPGGPPFRPGLVRIGDRGGAVSVEVWALPLAEVGGFLAGIPAPLGLGTTRLADGTTPKGFVCEAIATADAQDVTAYGSWRAFTAARLAS; this comes from the coding sequence ATGCTGTCCGGAACGCCATTCACGCTGGCGGACCTGCGTGCCGCCTACGACGCCGGCGCGACCGCCGCCGACGTCGTCCGGGAGGTCTACCGCCGCATCGAAGCGGTGAACGACCCCGGGATCTTCATCCACCTCCCTGCCGAAGCGGAGGTCATCGCCGCCGCCGAGGCGCTCGGCCCCCGAGACGGCCGCCCGCTATGGGGCATCCCCTTCGTGGTGAAGGACAACATCGACGTCGCCGACATGCCGACGACGTCCGCCTGCCCTGCGGTCGAGCGGGTCGCGGACGCGGACGCCTTCGTGGTGGCGCGGCTGAAGGCGGCGGGGGCGATCGTCGTCGGCAAGACGAACCTCGACCAGTTCGCCACCGGCCTCGTTGGCGTGCGCTCGCCCTACCCGGTGCCGAAGAACGCCGTCGACCCGGCGATCGTGCCGGGCGGCTCCTCCTCCGGATCGGCGGTCGCGGTCGGGCACGGCATTGTCCCCTTCTCGCTCGGCACCGATACCGCGGGCTCCGGCCGCGTCCCGGCGGCGCTCAACAACATCGTGGGGCTGAAGCCGTCCCTCGGCGCGCTGTCGGCGACGGGCATGATGCCGGCCTGCCGGACCGTCGACACGATCTCGATCTTCGCCCTCACGGTGGCGGACGCGCACGAGGTGTTCCGCCTCGCGGCCGCCTACGACCCGGCCGACGCATGGTCCCGCCCGGTCGCCGCGCCGCCGCCGAGCGCGCCGCCGAAGCCGCGCGTCGCGATCCCCGATGCGGCCAGCATCGAGTTCTTCGGCGACACGGTCCAGGCCGAGAACTTCGCCACCACGGTCGCAGCGCTCGAGCAGAGCGGCGCCGTGATCACCGAGATCGATCTCACGCCGTTCTTCCAGGTCGCGGAGATGCTCTACTACGGCGCGTTCGTCGCCGAGCGGCACACGGTCATCGAGCCGCTGCTCGCCTCCCGGCCGGACGCCGTCCACCCGGTCACCCGCGAGGTCGTCGAAAAGGCACTCGGCTTCACCGCGACGGACGCCTTCCGCGACATCTACCGCCTCGCCGAACTGCGCCGCGTGGTCGAGCCGGTGGTGGCGAACGTCGACCTCATCCTGGTGCCGACGATCCCGACCTTCTACTCGGTCGCGGACCTCGAGGCCGATCCGATCGGGCCCAACTCGCGCCTCGGCACCTACACCAATTTCGTCAACCTCCTCGACATGTGCGGCCTCGCCGTCCCGACCCTGCCGCGCGGCGACGGGCGGCCGGGGAGCGTCACACTCCTGGCGCCGCACGGCCGCGACGGCCTCCTCGCCGGTGTCGCCCGGACCATCGAGCAGTTCGGCAGCCGCACCCTCGGCGCGACCGGCGCGCCCGTGCCGCCGCCTGTGCCGCTCGCCGAGCAGGCGGTCGACGGGGAGATCGAGCTTGCGGTGTGCGGGGCGCACATGTCCGGCATGGCGCTCAACGGGGAGCTGACGTCGCGGGGCGGGCGCTACCTGCGCACCGTCGACACGACATCCGAATACGGCCTCTACGCGCTGCCGGGGGGACCGCCGTTCCGCCCGGGCCTGGTGCGTATCGGCGATCGGGGGGGCGCTGTATCGGTGGAGGTCTGGGCGCTGCCCCTCGCCGAAGTGGGCGGCTTCCTGGCCGGGATCCCGGCGCCGCTCGGCCTCGGCACGACGCGGCTCGCGGACGGCACGACGCCGAAGGGGTTCGTCTGCGAGGCGATCGCGACCGCGGACGCGCAGGACGTCACCGCCTACGGAAGCTGGCGCGCCTTCACGGCCGCCCGCCTCGCGAGCTGA